The nucleotide sequence TAACTTTATGAAccattgaaaaataattataacatcAATCACAATTTTAATACTTTCAAATGTGTCAGAGTTTAGTTTAGCTTTACTACATTGGATTCCATTTCACAATGCCCTACAATGAGAGAGACTGAATTCTATCTGTTGGGTCTTTGTAGATATCCTATGTCAAAAGATGTCTCTTCATCTGCCTTGAATTCACAAGTCACACCTTTGGTAAAAGCTATACATAAAGAGACTGCATCACTGCTTGTATTCTATTGTCTGCCAACGATTCCAGTATGAACATGCATCTAAATGCTGTCATTAAAAGGTTATTTAATTTTGGCCTCCAAACCAGCTGGGCATAAATTCATACActtaaatatttgtgtatgtgtgggtctaCTATACATGATTATATGTatagtatcatatatatatatatatatgtgtgtgtgtgtgtgtgtgtgtgtgtgtgtgtgtgtgtatactggggATATACATatactttgcttttttaaatCGTGCCATTTTGGAGTTGACACAGAATGTAGAAAAAGACTTCCAGGCTTCATATTCTCTTACCAGAATAATCTTTTTGTCCAATTGTACAAATGTCCAGTCACATGTTAGACTTATTATCGGTTTCAGAGAGATGGCCaatatttctattaattattgAATAAATAGTGAAATAACATGGGAGAAAATCTAGGAGAACAAATGGACTTCCTGTGGATGAGAAGCTGTTCTCAAGGTGGCTACTTAGTTCTGAGATCCCAAGTGAGAGATGTTTTCATTGGTGGCTGCAGATCATGAGGGAAGGAGTGTTGAAATCACTCACCTTTGAATTAATCAATGTGCCTGTGACCTCCTTTTTTCATGAACCAAAGTTTcctgtgcttttctgtctctcactctcatcCCATCTCTTATTCAGTTTTCATGCCTTTGGGatttaaagaatacattttccAATTGTTAGGCACAGTAAACTGTGTACACTTGGATAGTGATGGTGGATTCACATTATTATACTTCTGTGCTAGATCAGTaggaatttcatttctgatgtATCCTGTATTATCCCACACCTCATTGAAAAATAGTGAAGATTCTCATTGGTGACCCTTTTATAAGCCATTATAAggtttaaaattacaaaaatgtgAACTGTTTCAATACATGTTTCAGATTTAGAAAGAATAACTTAGCTCCAAACTCTCAATTGAAAAATGCAAATGAGCATGtttagtgtttcttttgttgttgttggtggtggttttttgagacacggtttctctgtatagccctggctgtcctggaactcactttgtagacaaggctggcctcaaactcagaaatctgcctaactctacctcctgaggtctgggattaaaggtgtgcaccaccacacccagcctatgTTTAGAGTTTTTACTCCTAATGAGAGGTAACTACTAAGGTTTACTAAGGTAACTACTTAGGTTTTTACTCTAACATGAGAGGTAGCTGCTAATAGTAACAGATAAAGTGCCAACTGTGCTGGGGCAGATGAGCACATTTCATATGGAGGGAAGATCTTGTACTCAGACATCACTTAAAGGATCTCAAAGAATTAGGAAGACTGAAATGTTAAGAAAATTCAATACCTTTTTTACAAAATTGACATAGTAACAACACACTAAAAGGTAAATATTAAAAGGATGTGTAAAAGAGCCTAAAGgataattttctgtttatatggTATATTGtatcattttgtatattttgaaatggataaataaattgaaacaaaatacatcttatgtatgaatatataatgGTGCAGCTTTTAATACTTCATTAAAGAGACCTTGttttaaatcctatcttttatagcctagtttctaggataagaattacataaactATTATCCCAACTTAGCAATACCTTTAGAGACCTGTCtccctgggttggctcatgccacatgttgtttagaatgactcaaaccatgagttaccagttttaaacTAACTATCTATTATGAATGTTAAAACTTATAATCACACCCATAACTTTTAAGCCAATACTCTATAAACAAGCCATtcagaacatatttatatttttaaaaccactcagaaaaaaataaagtggctaCAAACATCTTATATGTttagaccagaaaaaaattcttatttttctagctgtaatttcaagagaagATCACCTTGTCACCTGCTAAACCTAATGAACACAATCACActgatttttctaggaaaaagagCCAACAGCTCCATTACCATAGAAGCTGAAGAGCTTCTAGCCCCTTTCAGAGCAGCTAGTACAGGCAATCAGCCCATAGCAGGGCTTCTTTAGATGTGCCTGACTCCCAACTACAGGTGCGGGGTGACTTATCAGTTTTTTTTGTGCAAACtgagactgctttttttttttttttaatttaaaactaaatcaaggggtagacagccagcagataaagttttaaccattttttcctttcaacatgaaacacagagaaacaagcaagcaaaaaaatgaaaacacagacacatggacatatTGGCATATCAAGGACAAAATAGAGAGGGAAAAGAACTAAATTTGCCACCAAAGGGATATGCTATCTAAGATAACCAGAACCAGAACTAAGGATTtctccagtaggagccagagaggaagcaggatgtctcctgacttcctcctgtccccagcagagctctgaaatagcttatgttcatttttcttctcttttgctaaagcgtcaaggaagggagggacaactgcttttctgaaacccattctctctctcctgtttaagGTCTaagtcttcctttccttcttctaggAATTCTgctagagaagggagaggaggcacagtagCGGCTACCTATGGTTGCTCCCTAGAGCCCTGCTTTTTTAACTTCCCCAATTCCTCCTCAGCTTGCCTGATTAATTCTTTCATTAAGTTCCACCAACTGTTCCTCAGTAAAGGCGAATGCCTGTGAACTTTCCCTGTCCTTATTGTCATCAATGGCATCTTTTATAAGCGTACAGAGGCAAAGGGTAATGGGATTTGCCTGGGTGATCCTTAGGACTTCTCCAACTTTCCCTCAGGTATCCTTATCTAAATTCTCTTCTTCTGGGAACTACGGACAGCATGAGTCCACCTGGACTGAAAAATTTTTCCAATGTCTATTTTTTAAACCCTGCTCCTCTTGCTTGAAGCAGCTCTTTCAGGctccaaacaaaccctttctttgtACTGCCCTGTCCCATTTCATGGCTACTATCCTAGGTGAGTCAGCTTTGGATAAGCACCAGCCCAGCCCAATTGTTTCCCTGGAGGATAGTTCTTAATAGCCCATCGATCAGCGCATATAACCTGTACTCGGAATTGCCTTTTACTTTCAATTTATTCCGTAGATGCTCCAAAAAgaagcagcttttctcagcaagTCCTCCATTTTCAGGAGGAGTGTCTGTTCAGGTGCCACCTGTACCCAGCGGCTTACAGTCCAGCAGGGCTCGCCAGAAAAGTAGGGCTGGATATGAAAAGAGTTGACAGGGAGAGAAGCAAAGAACAAAGAcagtgttctgatcaaggctcaaagtttattTCTGCAGCTCCAACTTATAAGCACTTCAACAAACAAACCTCTTCTTGAGACAGTTCCTCTACAGACCAAACATAGATAAGAGTTCCTCTTGGCTGAACACACTGCCTTCAAGGCCTTGGCTACACACACTGCTCTCATGGTCTTGGCTACACACACTGCTCTCTGACCTTGGCAATACACACTGCTCACATGGCAGCACTCTGGCTCTCCACAGAATAAAATGcatttacataataaaaaatttaagggGAATGTATTATGTGCATCATATGTGGTTTAAGTAATGCTTTTTTATGTACCTGTGGAATTACAACTCCAAGATTATTTTATAATAGTCTCATCAATAGGACTGAAATCTAGTTCAAGGTTAGCATTCAGAGATAAAACAATGCTTATCAATTTTCACAAATACTAAACTTATCATAGTGCCTATGTATATGAATTCTTAAATTGTATTCAACTCTAAAGTTCTCTAATTTATGAGGCTTATTTCAATACATTTAGACAGAAATCTAACATCTCTTATATTACAAACTTCACTGcaattgaaattttatatttcaaacatcTCCCTTAATCATCATTATGCCTTGTTTTAGAATACCTGCAAGAAGATATGAGTTTTTTCTGGTATTGTTTTTTGCTACTGATGAAATCAACAAGAATCCTTTTCTTTTACCCAACATGTCTTTGATAGTCTGGCTTTTTGGTGGTCAGTGTGAAGATGAATGGGGAGTTCTGGATAAAAATTATTCACAAAAAAATATTAATGTGAAATTTATTAATTATGACTGTTTATCACCAAACTGTTACATAGACCTTACAGGACCATCATGGAAAACATCGTTAAAACTGTCAATTCAGTCTAGGACACCAAAGGTAAGAATTTATGACACTgtatgagttaaaaaaaaaacttttttaaagatttatttatttaatgtgtgtgagtacattgCCTCTACCTTCGAAAAgactagaagagtgcatcagatcccattacagatggttgtgagccactgtgtgggccctgggaattgaacttaggacctctgaaatagcagtcagtgctcttaaccactgaaccatctctccagcccaagtgaacaacttttaaattccatttacaTGGGCCTGCAAGTAAACTTAGAGAGCATGCATTTATGAGTGctgtattatacacacacacgcacacatacacacacacacacatattgcataactgtttatatatatatattaatcagATCATAGATGTACTGGGCACACAGGTAAAACTGTTTTCTATTCTTGGACATTCAGAATTGTCAGGAATACTCTAGACTCTAATAGGAATAATACATGATATTTATAGTATAACCTTAATATCTTTAATAGGAGTTCTGAAAGGTATAATATTACCTGTGTATAAGTCCAAATATCCTAACAATCATATTCTTCATGTGGATGTCTCATCCTCTCTTCTACATCCTTTAggttttctttggaccatttaaTCCTAAAATGAGTGACCATGACCAGTTTCCCTATGTCCATCAGGTAGCCACCAAGGACACACACTTGTCCCATGCCATGGTCGCCTTGATGCTTCATTTTAGATGGACGTGGATAGGACTGGTCATCTCAGATGATGACCAAGGTATTCAGTTTCTATCAGACTTGAgagaagaaatgcaaagacaTGGAATCTGTTTAGCTTTTGTTAATATGATCCCAGAAAACGTGCAGTTATACATGACAAGGGCTACGACATATGACAAACAAATTATGGAATCAACAGCAAAGGTTGCTATCATTTATGGTGAAATGAACTCTACCCTACAAGTCAGCTTTAGAAGATGGGAAGATTTAGGCGCAAGGATAATCTGGATCACAACCTCACAATGGGATGTcatcacaaataaaaatgattttagcCTTGATTTCTTTCACGGGACTGTCACTTTTGAACACCACCACAGTGAGATTgctaaatttaagaattttatgcAAACAATGAATACTGACAAATACCCAGTAAACCTTTCTCAGTCTATACTGGCCTGGAATTACTTTAATTGTTCAACCTCAATGAACAGCTATAGCAAAATGGATCATCTTACATTCAACACCACATTGGAATGGACAGCACTGCACAAATATGACATGGTCTTAAGTGAGGAAGGCTACAATTTGTATAATGCTGTGTATGCTGTAGCCCACACCTACCATGAACTCATTCTTCTACAAGTAGAATCTCAGCAAACGGAAGTACCCAAAGGAACATTCACTGACTGTCAGCAGGTAAAGTTTCTTACATTTCACTATGCTTAGATATATCAATGGGATCCTTTAAATGGACGCAGTGAAATAACTGCACATTTGTTAGAGATTATCTCTCAGTGGAAAGATTTCTACACTGCAAAACTCCCTAATGAATCTTTAACATGGATAAATATGCACGAGGATAACATTTAATAGAagacaatatattttttatgATAACAGTGAGTTTTTTGAAAACGTGTCTAAACATTTCATCAAATATAAAAATGGGAGCGAAGAGTTTTATCATAAAATCCTAAAGTGATAACTAGACTAGAATATTTTTCTAAGAATAATTTCTCAAGAATTGGTACAtggactgggcagtggtggcacatgcctttaatcctagcacttgggaggcagaagaaggcaaatttctgagttcaaggccagcatggtctacatagtgagttacaggacgGCGAGGGCTATATggaaaaactctgtctcagaaaaaaaaaaaaagcaaaagagagagagagagagagagagagagagaattgatacATTGACTATGATTAATAGTTATTCATTTAAATTAACAATTATTTACAAAACCCTTAATGATTAAGATTgcacattttattaaatttatgtttatctcatatatatatttacatatatatatatatatatatatatatatgcactatgtACATGAAAGAGCCACAACCATTCTTTATTTTCACAACTTACAGGCATTCAGACTTCCCTTCCTTTGCACATACatggcttcattttttaaaaactatttttgacaaacatgcacacgtacacacaataTGTTATTGTTATCTGGTAATCATTTTTCTAGCACATTTCACCATGGAacattatatgtttatttatttttaattatccatGAGTCATATTGTATTTTACTACACAGGATTACTTTAATACAGCTGGGTTTTTtctgaaattcatttaaaaattatggaaAATACTCAATTTGGCATTGATTTTACTGATATGCATGTCTAAACATCTAATGGTGCATCTTAATTAGGTGTCTTCCATGCTGAAATCCAGGATATTTACTAACCCTGTTGGAGAGCTGGTGAACATGAAGCGTAGGGAAAATCAGTGTGCAgattatgacattttcatcatTTGGAATTTTCCAAAAGGGTTtggattaaaagtgaaaataggaaGCTATTTGCACTGTTACCCATGGAGCCAGCAACTTCATATATCTGAAGATTTGGACTGGGCCACAGGAGGAACATCAGTGGGTATAccacaattttcatttttttcagaatatctaaattttaaattatgaggCACTGAAGTaatagctctgtggttaagaccAATTGCTACTCTTGCAAAAGACCATCCTCAGTTACAAGCACCAAAATTTgataattctcaacttcatgtaaATCTGGCTATAGGGATCAAAGACCTCTGGATTCCAAGTTCAATAGCACTCACATGCCTATTCACCAGTAGTACAGATATATACTGTTTTtatatatagttacatatatatgtgactaTATAT is from Mus caroli unplaced genomic scaffold, CAROLI_EIJ_v1.1 scaffold_18817_1, whole genome shotgun sequence and encodes:
- the LOC110288392 gene encoding vomeronasal type-2 receptor 116-like, whose amino-acid sequence is MKKLRTFTISFWLLKFSLILCHLTEPICFWRIKNNEDNDGYLRSDCNYLLWTFEETTEINFYNIVDFRIPARRYEFFLVLFFATDEINKNPFLLPNMSLIVWLFGGQCEDEWGVLDKNYSQKNINVKFINYDCLSPNCYIDLTGPSWKTSLKLSIQSRTPKVFFGPFNPKMSDHDQFPYVHQVATKDTHLSHAMVALMLHFRWTWIGLVISDDDQGIQFLSDLREEMQRHGICLAFVNMIPENVQLYMTRATTYDKQIMESTAKVAIIYGEMNSTLQVSFRRWEDLGARIIWITTSQWDVITNKNDFSLDFFHGTVTFEHHHSEIAKFKNFMQTMNTDKYPVNLSQSILAWNYFNCSTSMNSYSKMDHLTFNTTLEWTALHKYDMVLSEEGYNLYNAVYAVAHTYHELILLQVESQQTEVPKGTFTDCQQVSSMLKSRIFTNPVGELVNMKRRENQCADYDIFIIWNFPKGFGLKVKIGSYLHCYPWSQQLHISEDLDWATGGTSPQVPSSMCSVTCTAGFRKIHQNETSDCCFDCDQCPESEVSNET